Proteins encoded within one genomic window of Cucumis sativus cultivar 9930 chromosome 3, Cucumber_9930_V3, whole genome shotgun sequence:
- the WRKY25 gene encoding probable WRKY transcription factor 11-like, which yields MAVDLMSFPKMDDQIAIQEAASQGLKSMEHLIRLLSHKQSSNHVDCSDLTDATVSKFKKVISLLNRTGHARFRRGPVSSTSSSSSGSSAHLSQNQAMTLTPTPFTSPPNVPALPFTAPATVAQPQTKVVATAANFLSQPQSMTLDFTRPNILNSNPKGADLEFSKETFSVSSSSSFMSSAITGDGSVSNGKLGTSIFLAPAPTASGGKPPLSAAPYKKRCHEHDHSEDLSGKFSGSTSISGKCHCSKRRKNRMKKTIRVPAISSKIADIPPDEYSWRKYGQKPIKGSPYPRGYYKCSTMRGCPARKHVERDPNDPAMLIVTYEGEHRHTQSSLPENMAAAGGVALVFESS from the exons ATGGCGGTCGATCTGATGAGTTTCCCGAAGATGGATGATCAAATCGCTATACAAGAGGCAGCATCGCAAGGTTTGAAGAGTATGGAGCATTTGATTCGTCTTCTTTCTCACAAGCAATCTTCAAACCATGTCGATTGTTCTGACCTAACTGATGCAACCGTTTCCAAGTTCAAGAAAGTCATTTCTCTCCTCAATCGAACCGGTCACGCCAGATTCCGGCGAGGTCCGGTTTCTTCGACTTCCTCATCGTCTTCCGGTTCATCCGCTCATCTCTCTCAAAATCAAGCCATGACTCTCACTCCTACTCCGTTCACTTCACCGCCGAATGTTCCTGCTCTGCCGTTTACCGCTCCGGCCACTGTCGCTCAGCCACAGACAAAAGTCGTTGCCACCGCCGCGAACTTTCTATCTCAGCCTCAGAGTATGACTCTTGATTTCACTAGACCGAATATTCTGAACTCTAACCCTAAGGGAGCCGATTTGGAATTCTCTAAAGAGACCTTCAGTGTCTCTTCGAGCTCATCGTTTATGTCCTCTGCTATCACCGGAGATGGAAGTGTATCTAACGGAAAATTAGGAACGTCGATCTTTTTAGCACCAGCGCCAACTGCTTCCGGCGGTAAGCCTCCGCTCTCGGCGGCACCTTACAAGAAGAGGTGTCACGAACACGATCATTCCGAAGATTTATCCGGGAAATTCTCCGGATCAACATCAATCTCCGGAAAGTGCCATTGCTCGAAGAGAAG AAAAAATCGGATGAAGAAGACCATCCGAGTCCCGGCTATCAGTTCAAAAATCGCCGATATTCCACCGGACGAGTACTCATGGAGGAAGTACGGTCAGAAGCCGATCAAAGGATCTCCATACCCACG gGGGTATTATAAGTGTAGCACGATGAGGGGATGTCCGGCGAGGAAACACGTGGAGAGAGATCCGAACGATCCAGCGATGTTGATTGTAACGTACGAAGGGGAGCATCGCCATACACAGAGCTCATTACCGGAAAATATGGCGGCGGCTGGAGGAGTAGCTTTAGTTTTTGAGTCAAGTTGA